One Trichoderma atroviride chromosome 7, complete sequence DNA segment encodes these proteins:
- a CDS encoding uncharacterized protein (EggNog:ENOG41): MAFKVIIIGGGPVGLFLANGLQRSGIDYLLFEKRPTIPPTTAFGIFLWPQVTRMMHQLGLLDKLREVSHPMTGIIHSAPSGEQLSADTIFSMTHKIHGYPVVVTDRGSLANTLLSGLEDPENHIFTGKQLNNIITQEKGVTVEFTDGTSYDGSIVIGADGIWSTVRDQIRQQAPKGLFPQNPFKASYKGVFGRGPLVEGISSGQGIEVHGDGWLIQAFPSQKETHMFIYKRIPSTTTKIPFSSVVTDDDVAEFYDAKLTPQVAFKDIWDKRYAQGTANFEEGVCNLWHYDRIAMVGDAVHKISPKQGVAANVGMEAAATLTNKLASLLQNNPDPTTKEVNKAFSTYQSELEGKVGVWQRLSRFNLESAVDSSGPLLEAMSTNAAARVPTMVSKSFKFEHVPFDHQYGNELPWVY; this comes from the exons ATGGCTTTCAAAGTGATTATCATTGGGGGCGGTCCCGTTGGGCTTTTTCTTGCAAATGGCCTACAAAGATCCGGAATCGATTACTTGCTTTTTGAAAAGCGACCTACTATCCCTCCAACTACTGCCTTTGGTATCTTTCTGTGGCCTCAAGTCACTAGGATGATGCATCAGTTGGGCCTTCTTGATAAGCTGAGAGAAGTATCTCATCCCATGACGGGCATAATTCACAGTGCTCCTTCAGGAGAGCAACTGAGTGCAGACACAATCTTTTCCATGACTCACAAGAT TCATGGATACCCTGTCGTTGTTACGGACCGTGGTAGTCTTGCCAATACGCTTCTTAGCGGTCTTGAAGACCCCGAGAATCATATCTTCACCGGGAAGCAGCTCAATAACATCATTACTCAAGAAAAAGGTGTAACCGTGGAGTTCACAGACGGCACCAGCTATGATGGGTCTATTGTTATTGGTGCGGACGGAATTTGGAGTACGGTCCGTGATCAGATTCGCCAGCAAGCACCCAAGGGCCTGTTTCCGCAAAACCCTTTCAAGGCTTCATACAAAGGAGTTTTCGGAAGAGGCCCATTAGTGGAAGGCATAAGCTCAGGGCAAGGCATTGAAGTGCATGGCGATGGGTGGTTGATTCAAGCGTTTCCCTCTCAAAAGGAAACTCACATGTTCATTTACAAACGCATTCCGTCAACCACGACCAAAATCCCCTTCTCATCGGTCGTTACAGATGACGACGTTGCAGAGTTTTATGACGCCAAACTAACACCCCAAGTTGCTTTCAAAGATATATGGGACAAGCGCTACGCCCAAGGCACCGCAAACTTTGAAGAAGGCGTTTGCAACCTCTGGCATTATGATCGCATCGCCATGGTTGGAGACGCTGTTCACAAG ATCTCCCCGAAGCAGGGCGTGGCTGCGAATGTTGGCATGGAAGCTGCAGCAACTCTCACCAATAAACTTGCGTCCCTCCTGCAGAACAACCCAGATCCCACTACAAAAGAGGTCAATAAGGCATTTAGCACGTATCAAAGCGAGTTGGAGGGCAAAGTTGGTGTTTGGCAGCGACTGTCCCGCTTCAACCTTGAATCAGCTGTGGATAGTAGCGGGCCGTTACTTGAGGCTATGAGCACGAATGCTGCTGCCCGCGTACCTACCATGGTCTCCAAGTCTTTCAAGTTTGAACACGTTCCTTTTGACCACCAGTACGGAAATGAGCTGCCGTGGGTGTATTAG
- a CDS encoding uncharacterized protein (EggNog:ENOG41), translating to MAEISNDPAPPSGIDIMKPSVARMYDFYLGGKNNFESDRAAVLAAKEANPQIFEMAIEGRHFLRRVIRYMCYQGITQFIDIGSGLPSADNTHQIAQRVTPGARVVYVDIDEAAVAYGQQILSENPSTTFIHGSVLELDHILGHPETKKLIDFSKPVGVVMMGLVHFFSIDTGRDTFSILKKNLASGSMISITHGVTDNLSEEVVQKILAAYARTPTPLIMRPLADVEQIIEGFEKVEPGVTLIHEWKPDMAEEGEAEPPKTYVWGGVVVRV from the exons atggctgaAATTAGCAATGATCCCGCGCCTCCAAGCGGCATTGATATCATGAAACCCTCGGTTGCTCGGATG TACGATTTTTATCTTGGTGGCAAAAACAACTTTGAGTCAGATagagctgctgtgcttgctgccaaagaggcGAACCCGCAAATCTTTGAGATGGCTATTGAAGGTCGCCATTTCTTGCGCCGCGTCATTCGATATATGTGTTACCAAGGCATTACTCAGTTCATCGACATTGGTTCTGGTCTACCCAGCGCAGATAACACACATCAAATAGCCCAGAGAGTTACTCCTGGTGCTCGTGTTGTCTACGTGGATATTGACGAAGCTGCTGTCGCCTATGGCCAGCAAATCCTCAGTGAAAATCCGTCAACTACGTTTATCCATGGCTCAGTGCTTGAACTGGACCACATCTTGGGCCACCCGGAGACCAAGAAACTCATTGACTTTTCGAAGCCAGTTGGCGTTGTCATGATGGGACTGGTGCACTTCTTTTCAATTGACACGGGTCGCGACACCTTCTCAATTTTGAAGAAGAACCTTGCTTCAGGCAGCATGATTAGCATCACTCATGGGGTAACAGATAACCTGAGTGAAGAAGTCGTGCAGAAGATTCTCGCTGCATACGCAAGAACTCCTACGCCACTGATTATGCGACCACTGGCCGACGTTGAGCAAATCATTGAGGGCTTTGAGAAGGTAGAGCCGGGTGTTACTTTGATTCATGAATGGAAGCCAGATATGGccgaagagggagaggcggAGCCTCCGAAAACATATGTTTGGGGAGGAGTCGTGGTCAGGGTATAG